The genome window ACCTTGGCCTCGCAGTCCTGGATGCGGGACTGGAGCGACACGGCCGAAAAGCCCGCGAAGACGACGGAATGCATGGCGCCGATGCGGGCGCAGGCCAGCAGCGCGATGGCCAGCTCGGGCACCATGGGCAGGTACACGGCCACGCGGTCGCCCTTTTTCACGCCCATCTTCTTGAGCGCGTTGGCGAACTTGCAGACCTCGGTGTAGAGCATCTGGTAGGTGTAGACCTGCACGTCCTCCTCGGGCTCGCCCTGCCAGATGATGGCGGCCTTGTTGCGGCGGCCGTTCTTGAGGTGCCGGTCCAGGCAGTTATAGGAAACATTGAGCTTGCCGCCCTTGAACCAGTTGATCTCGGGCTTGTGGAAGTCATACTCCAGGGTGGTGTCCCAGGGCTTGAACCACTCCACCAGATCCTTGGCGCGGTCGCCCCAGAACCCCTCGGGGTCCTCATCCGCGCGCTTGTAGGCGGCGTCGTATTCCTCCATGCTCCTCACAAATGCCTGGGCCTGCATTTTTGCGGGGGGTTGGAACAGCCGTCCTTCCTTCATCATGCTTTCGATTTTCTTGGCGTCGTCGCTCATGTGCTCTCCTCGCTGCCGTATCTGTTAGAAACTGTCCGGGCCGGGGCGCGGACTGCAATCCATTTCGACAAAAGCCGGGTCGGCTACTGTATGTTTTACCTCTATATGAGGAAAAAAGACAACCGCCGCTTTTATCAGGTGAACGGCATGATTTTCAGGTGAACGGTCGGACGGACCAAAAAGTGATGCGATTTCAGGGTGAACGGTTCGCACGGGAGATGAACGAAAAAAGGGAATGGCTTTGACTCTCACGCTCTACGCGGTGTCATTTGCTTCTCAGGCTGTTCAGAAAGGTTCGAGTGCAAGGCGCAAAAAAAAGCCCGACGTGTATTGCAGCATACACGAGGGCTTATTCCTTTTTGCAGCAACGCCGCAATCGGGCCTTTGTGAACGGCCTACGTCAGGCTGCCCGTGGAAGTGATTGTCCCGGCCCCGGCTCTGGTTCCACCGACGGGACCGCCCCCACCGGAGCCCTTTTCAAGCTGGGAAAGCAGCTCCATGATCTCCATCTGCTTGTCCTGGATCTGCTGGCTCTTTTCCTTCTCCGGGAGGTTCGACTCCTGGATTTCCTTGATCTCGGCCTGGAGCTGCCGGATCCGCTGCATGATGAAGTTTTTCGATTTGGTCTGCGGGTCCTCCACCACGGGCCCCTTTTCCTCCTGCGAATCCATCGCCAGACGCACCTCGCCCGCAAGCCGCTCCCGGGCTTCCTCGGAAATGATCACCGAGTCCCTGTCCTCGACAGCGGCATCCTCTTTTCTGTCCACCCCGGTCTGCAGCTTGGAAAATGCGCTGGACGCCATCTGTTCGGCAAGCCCGAACTCTATTTTGGTCATGAGAGCCCTCCTGTGTCTGCGATCCCTTCAGGAGGCATATCGGATATGCAATACAGATTCTTTAGGCCGTCAGTTGCCGTTGCCCGTGTACCGGGCCTCGATGGCCGTGTAGGTCCCGTCCCTCCGCATTTCCAGGAGGACCTTTCCGAACTGCAGGGCCATCTCCGGCAGGGTGGTCTTGCGGGAAAAGGCCAGGTAGGACTTCACGGAATCAAAGACGATGACCTCGCCGAAATCATCCGTCACCGGTTCGATATCCTTGCCCATGCCCTGCTGATAAATGAAGTAGGCGGACGGAACCCGGTCGGCCAGCAGGATGTCGATGCGGCCCGCCAGCAGCTTGCGCAGGTTGATGGCGTAGCCCGGCGCCTCCTCCACCTTCCGGAACCGCCTGGTGGCCAGAAGACCTTCCAGCCTCGGGCCGTAGTAGAATCCCCGGCCCACACCGAGAAACAGTTTTTCCGCATTGCTGAAATCCCTGTCCACGGCGATCTTGCGGCCCTTTTTCTTGAGCGCGATGGTGGACTCCACCACCAGGGGCTCGTGGGGATAGTAAAGGAAGGTGGTCCGCTCGTCGTTGCACACCGCGTAGAAAATGGCGTCGGCCTGGCCGAAACGCACCATCTGCACGGCCCGCTTCCAGGGTACCAGCTCGAAACGCACCTTCAGGCCCATGCGGGAAAGGCCCTCGCGGACCACGTCGCACAGCATGCCCTTGATCTTGTCCCGGTCCGTGAAGGCGTAGGGAGGAGATTCAAAGGAAACCACCTTGAGGGTGCGCTCGCCTGCGGATGCGGGAAGGCACAGGATCGCGACCAGCAGCATTGCGCAGAATATTCTTGTCATGCTCCCAGAATACCTTCCGGGGCGGGAACCGCCATTATTATCCCTTCGGGATTAAACGGCGCTGCACGGTTGCGCGCCGTGCACGAAACAATGTATTGTCATGGCGGCATTTTGCATCCACCCCGAGCAACACCGCGAGGAAGCCATGAGCGTCGTCAACCTGGAGTACCTGTTCAGCCCCAAATCCGTGGCCGTCATCGGCGCCACCAACGACCCGTCCAACCCCGGCAACATCGTCATGCGCAACATCATGGCCGGGGGTTTCGCAGGCCCGGTCATGCCGGTTTCCGCAGAGGCCGAGGCCATTTCCGGGGTGCTGACCTTTCCCTCGGTCAAGTCCCTGCCCAAGTCCCCGGACCTGGCCGTGGTGGCCTCGGAACTGCCCGAGGTGCCCGAGGTCATCGATTCGCTCAAGAAAAAGGGCACCCGCGCGGCCGTCCTGGTGGGGCCGGGCTTCACCGGCCTGGACGCGGACGAGGCCGAGGACATCCGCTCCACCATCCTGAGCATCGCCTCGCCCCCGGACCTGCGCATCCTGGGCCCCAAGTGCCTGGGGTTCATGGTGCCCTCGCTCAACCTCAACGCATCCCTGGCCCATGCCCAGGCAAAGCCCGGCAAGGTGGCCT of Salidesulfovibrio onnuriiensis contains these proteins:
- a CDS encoding substrate-binding periplasmic protein — translated: MTRIFCAMLLVAILCLPASAGERTLKVVSFESPPYAFTDRDKIKGMLCDVVREGLSRMGLKVRFELVPWKRAVQMVRFGQADAIFYAVCNDERTTFLYYPHEPLVVESTIALKKKGRKIAVDRDFSNAEKLFLGVGRGFYYGPRLEGLLATRRFRKVEEAPGYAINLRKLLAGRIDILLADRVPSAYFIYQQGMGKDIEPVTDDFGEVIVFDSVKSYLAFSRKTTLPEMALQFGKVLLEMRRDGTYTAIEARYTGNGN